The Shewanella mangrovisoli genome has a window encoding:
- a CDS encoding bacteriohemerythrin produces MANVTAKNGTMGYGIIFAPMVLLLYPLYCLVTSAHWVATLCLIALAVILFLNINKLIRNLRHLERAAHHLGDGDLSYQLDEKDAGVFITVVHSINRMGEDVSRTILSLVDTSEWMKKVATDIKAISEQAKQGVLEQERQTELAATAMTQMVSTVQEVSQNAASTARAADIAQGSAKHGDELIGTIVNKINDMKSQIHQTKGVIEHLADDTNSISSIIETISQVAEQTNLLALNAAIESARAGEHGRGFAVVADEVRNLAKRTSEATAEIQQQITTLQKGAQQSVEVMLKNVTIADETALMVEQAHQALGDIVTQVESITDMSHQIATASEEQHAVAEEINKNISVMADLALKNARHTNHTNLSSLKVYNMSQEIGSLLHRFHVDAKLFNSSQAQSKLFVKWGPELDIGMPEINRQHQRLVSLINELHRTLSEAYGLEAIKRIVQGLVDYTANHFSYEEELFARFGYPQTVAHKEKHAQLVGQVLDFQKRVARGEDVADELMAFLKAWLVNHIQKSDKEYTQFLLAHGAE; encoded by the coding sequence ATGGCCAATGTTACAGCTAAGAATGGCACCATGGGCTACGGTATTATCTTTGCGCCTATGGTCTTACTCTTATATCCCCTCTATTGTTTAGTCACTAGTGCGCATTGGGTGGCGACGCTCTGTTTAATTGCTCTTGCCGTGATTCTTTTTTTAAACATTAACAAATTGATCCGTAACTTAAGGCACTTAGAACGCGCAGCTCATCACTTAGGCGATGGGGATTTAAGTTATCAGCTCGATGAGAAAGATGCGGGTGTGTTTATCACGGTCGTCCACAGTATCAACCGCATGGGCGAGGATGTTAGTCGCACGATTCTCTCCCTCGTCGATACCAGCGAGTGGATGAAGAAAGTCGCGACCGATATCAAAGCGATCAGCGAGCAGGCAAAACAGGGCGTACTCGAGCAGGAACGTCAAACCGAACTGGCTGCAACGGCCATGACACAGATGGTCTCCACCGTACAAGAAGTGTCACAAAATGCCGCCAGTACGGCGCGAGCGGCCGATATTGCCCAAGGTTCGGCGAAACATGGTGATGAGCTAATTGGCACTATCGTAAATAAAATCAACGATATGAAATCGCAAATTCACCAAACTAAAGGTGTTATTGAGCACCTTGCCGACGATACCAATAGCATCAGCAGTATTATTGAAACCATCTCCCAAGTGGCGGAGCAAACAAATCTATTGGCGCTCAATGCGGCGATTGAGAGTGCGCGTGCCGGTGAACATGGTCGTGGCTTTGCGGTGGTTGCCGATGAAGTGCGTAACTTAGCTAAACGCACCTCAGAGGCTACCGCCGAAATTCAACAGCAGATCACAACCTTGCAAAAGGGCGCGCAGCAGAGCGTAGAAGTGATGCTTAAGAATGTCACTATTGCCGACGAAACCGCGCTGATGGTGGAACAAGCTCATCAAGCCCTCGGGGATATAGTGACTCAGGTTGAAAGTATTACCGATATGTCCCACCAAATCGCTACGGCATCCGAAGAGCAACATGCGGTTGCCGAGGAAATTAACAAAAATATCAGTGTGATGGCCGATTTAGCCCTAAAAAATGCGCGCCATACCAACCACACCAACTTATCCAGCCTTAAGGTGTATAACATGTCGCAGGAAATTGGCTCCCTGCTGCATCGATTCCATGTGGATGCTAAGTTGTTTAATTCCAGCCAAGCTCAAAGTAAGTTATTTGTGAAATGGGGGCCCGAACTTGATATCGGCATGCCAGAGATTAACCGTCAGCACCAACGCTTAGTATCATTAATCAATGAATTACACCGGACGTTAAGTGAGGCATACGGGCTCGAGGCGATTAAGCGCATCGTCCAAGGGCTGGTGGATTACACTGCGAACCATTTCTCCTATGAAGAAGAATTGTTTGCCCGTTTTGGCTATCCCCAAACCGTGGCCCATAAGGAAAAGCATGCCCAGTTGGTTGGTCAAGTGCTTGATTTTCAAAAGCGGGTAGCGAGAGGTGAAGATGTGGCCGATGAACTTATGGCATTTTTAAAAGCCTGGCTCGTCAATCATATTCAAAAGAGTGATAAGGAATATACCCAATTTTTACTCGCCCATGGGGCCGAATAA
- a CDS encoding YegP family protein, with translation MSGWYELSKSSNDQFKFVLKAGNGEVILTSELYTAKSGAMNGIESVQTNSPIEARYAKEVAKNDKPYFNLKAANHQIIGTSQMYSSTAARDNGIKSVMENGKTTTIKDLT, from the coding sequence ATGTCAGGATGGTATGAATTAAGCAAAAGCAGTAACGATCAATTTAAGTTTGTTCTTAAGGCTGGTAACGGAGAAGTCATCCTCACCAGCGAACTCTACACGGCTAAGAGTGGTGCCATGAATGGTATCGAATCCGTTCAAACCAACTCTCCTATCGAAGCCCGATATGCCAAAGAAGTGGCGAAAAACGATAAGCCGTACTTCAACCTAAAAGCCGCGAACCATCAAATCATTGGCACCAGCCAAATGTATTCGAGTACCGCAGCAAGGGATAACGGGATCAAGTCGGTGATGGAGAATGGGAAAACCACGACGATTAAAGATCTAACCTAG
- the modC gene encoding molybdenum ABC transporter ATP-binding protein ModC → MLNINIEKQLGQLKLKVNTQLPLQGVTAVFGRSGAGKTSLVNLLGGLTTPDNGEISLGDTLLFKHKTVNLPPEKRQIGYVFQEARLFPHYSVKGNLTYGMRHKAPELFDKVVSLLGIEKLLSRYPSTLSGGEKQRVAIGRALLTSPQMLLMDEPLASLDLPRKRELLPYLQTLAQELKLPIVYVSHSLDEILQLADHMLVLHQGKMIAQGPLTQVWNSEQMRPWVPLQELSSLLSARIADRHPDYPMTRLLMDDGNQLWVSGQLPPTHKQLKVRIQANHVSVCTEEPKGSSIRNLLKGKIKELYPSDNGQQIQLKIALGKDELWANITPWACDELQLTPGKNIYAQIKGVTMTQMDIAESH, encoded by the coding sequence ATGTTAAACATCAATATTGAAAAACAGCTCGGCCAACTGAAACTCAAGGTGAACACCCAGTTACCGTTACAGGGCGTCACCGCCGTCTTTGGCCGCTCGGGAGCGGGCAAAACCTCTTTAGTGAATTTACTCGGCGGATTAACCACGCCGGATAACGGCGAAATTAGCCTTGGCGATACGCTGTTGTTTAAACATAAAACCGTTAATCTACCCCCTGAAAAACGCCAGATTGGCTATGTCTTTCAAGAAGCGAGGTTATTTCCCCACTACAGTGTGAAGGGGAATCTCACCTATGGAATGCGCCATAAAGCACCTGAATTGTTCGACAAAGTGGTCTCACTACTGGGCATAGAAAAACTCTTAAGCCGCTATCCCAGCACACTCTCTGGCGGTGAAAAACAACGGGTCGCTATTGGCCGCGCCCTGCTCACCTCGCCGCAAATGTTGTTAATGGATGAGCCATTAGCCTCCCTCGATTTACCTCGAAAACGCGAATTACTGCCTTATCTACAAACCCTAGCGCAGGAATTGAAGCTACCGATCGTCTATGTCAGCCACAGCTTGGACGAAATCCTGCAACTCGCCGACCATATGCTGGTGTTGCATCAAGGAAAAATGATCGCCCAAGGACCGCTAACACAGGTATGGAATAGCGAACAAATGCGCCCCTGGGTGCCATTGCAGGAATTAAGTTCACTGCTGAGCGCCAGAATCGCCGACAGGCATCCAGATTATCCAATGACTAGACTGTTGATGGATGATGGCAATCAGCTCTGGGTCAGCGGCCAACTGCCGCCCACCCATAAACAGTTAAAGGTACGCATTCAAGCGAACCATGTTTCGGTTTGCACAGAGGAACCTAAAGGCTCGAGTATTCGTAACTTACTCAAAGGAAAAATAAAAGAGCTCTACCCCAGCGATAATGGCCAGCAAATTCAGCTTAAAATTGCCCTAGGTAAAGACGAACTGTGGGCCAACATCACCCCATGGGCTTGTGACGAGTTACAACTGACACCCGGCAAAAATATTTATGCCCAAATCAAAGGCGTAACTATGACGCAAATGGATATTGCCGAATCCCACTGA
- the modB gene encoding molybdate ABC transporter permease subunit yields the protein MLSDVLLSGSLFDEPLLSEYETAALLLSLKVSAVAVLASLPLGILCAWLLARVEFPGKAIFDSLLHLPLVLPPVVVGYLLLISMGRQGVIGQWLYNWFGISFSFSWRGAALAAAVVSFPLMVRAIRQSFETVDIRLEQAARTLGSSRWRVFLTITLPLTSPGIVSGMIIAFARSLGEFGSTITFVSNIPGETRTIPLAMYSFIETPGAEYQAMRLCIISIVIALASLLASQWLTKKALKRTASVC from the coding sequence GTGCTGAGTGATGTTCTCTTGAGTGGCTCGCTGTTTGACGAGCCACTCCTCAGCGAATACGAAACTGCCGCGCTGCTGCTGAGTCTCAAAGTCTCAGCGGTTGCCGTGCTGGCCAGCTTACCCTTAGGCATTTTATGCGCTTGGTTACTGGCACGCGTGGAGTTTCCCGGTAAGGCTATCTTTGACAGTCTCCTGCATCTCCCACTGGTGTTACCGCCGGTGGTGGTAGGTTACCTGTTGCTCATCAGCATGGGGCGCCAGGGCGTAATCGGGCAGTGGCTCTATAACTGGTTTGGCATAAGTTTTAGCTTTAGCTGGCGCGGCGCGGCACTCGCCGCCGCAGTGGTCTCCTTTCCTTTGATGGTCAGAGCCATACGCCAATCCTTCGAAACCGTCGATATTCGCCTCGAACAGGCGGCACGCACCTTGGGAAGCAGTCGCTGGCGGGTATTCCTAACCATCACATTGCCGCTCACCTCGCCCGGTATAGTGTCGGGAATGATCATCGCCTTTGCCCGCAGCCTTGGGGAATTTGGCTCAACCATCACCTTCGTCTCCAATATTCCCGGCGAAACTCGCACCATTCCGCTGGCCATGTATTCCTTTATCGAAACACCGGGGGCGGAATATCAGGCGATGCGCCTGTGTATCATCTCGATAGTGATAGCGCTAGCCTCCTTACTCGCCTCCCAATGGCTCACAAAAAAGGCCCTCAAAAGAACGGCAAGTGTATGTTAA
- the modA gene encoding molybdate ABC transporter substrate-binding protein, protein MSSLKHFLRFTTASVVGLALSCSVSFAADKEQVTVFAAASLTNALNEIGQQYEKEHQTKVIFSYASSSTLAKQIANGAPADLFISANQKWMDYLVDAKAVNADSRITLLKNTLVLIAEKNSPVDQVTLNSDWDIKTAVNGSRLAVGDPDHVPAGQYAKQALENLNLWKTAEPLLARANNVRAALALVEQGEAPLGIVYSTDAKVAQKIKIVATFPATSYSPIEYPSALTKQESTASAKDFNQYLQSSSATAVFEKYGFGVN, encoded by the coding sequence ATGAGCTCGCTCAAACACTTTTTACGCTTTACCACAGCCTCAGTCGTTGGCTTAGCCCTCAGTTGCAGCGTCAGCTTTGCCGCAGACAAAGAGCAAGTGACTGTTTTTGCTGCCGCATCCCTCACGAATGCGCTGAATGAGATTGGCCAGCAATATGAGAAAGAACATCAAACGAAAGTGATTTTCTCCTATGCCTCCTCCTCAACACTCGCAAAACAAATTGCCAATGGGGCGCCTGCCGATCTGTTTATCTCCGCCAACCAAAAATGGATGGATTACCTTGTCGATGCCAAGGCGGTGAATGCCGATAGCCGTATTACCCTGTTAAAAAATACCTTAGTGCTGATTGCCGAAAAGAATAGCCCAGTAGACCAAGTCACCCTAAACAGCGATTGGGATATTAAGACCGCGGTCAATGGCAGCCGTTTAGCGGTGGGCGATCCTGACCATGTCCCAGCCGGACAATACGCCAAGCAAGCACTTGAAAATCTGAATCTTTGGAAAACCGCCGAGCCTCTGCTGGCGAGAGCAAACAATGTCCGCGCAGCTCTAGCATTGGTGGAACAGGGCGAAGCCCCGCTCGGTATCGTTTACTCGACCGATGCCAAAGTAGCGCAAAAGATTAAAATTGTGGCGACCTTCCCCGCGACCAGCTATAGCCCGATTGAATATCCCAGCGCTTTAACGAAACAGGAATCCACCGCCAGCGCGAAAGACTTTAATCAATACCTTCAAAGCTCAAGTGCAACAGCAGTATTTGAAAAATATGGCTTTGGAGTGAACTAG
- a CDS encoding TOBE domain-containing protein, whose product MDLHALLTLSLGDKPFANPRRIALLRQVANTGSISQGAKLAGISYKAAWDAINEMNTTMPEPVVSSEKGGKGGGGAKLTEFGERLLKVYSITSQVQEMALSALLDDSVDMHSLLDVMAHFSLKTSARNQLTARIHSIEPLGLNDNLKVTLAGGQQIQISVTHASFERLQLALNQSILLLFKAPAVTASRDACQSAGQNCVSGHLLSVTELADKAELAIEIGGKDIIYSVMPLADIQTLKVGEPCFACFDATQVIVAIMN is encoded by the coding sequence ATGGACTTACACGCACTACTGACACTGTCATTGGGGGATAAACCCTTTGCCAATCCGCGGCGGATAGCTTTGCTACGCCAAGTGGCTAATACTGGGTCTATCAGCCAGGGCGCTAAGTTGGCGGGGATTAGCTACAAGGCCGCGTGGGATGCAATAAACGAGATGAATACCACTATGCCCGAGCCTGTCGTCAGCAGCGAAAAGGGCGGTAAGGGTGGTGGTGGCGCTAAACTCACCGAGTTTGGTGAGCGTTTACTTAAGGTGTATTCCATCACCTCGCAGGTGCAGGAAATGGCGCTGTCGGCGTTGCTGGATGATTCGGTCGATATGCACAGTTTGTTAGATGTGATGGCGCATTTCTCCCTTAAAACCAGCGCCCGCAACCAGTTAACCGCTCGTATCCACAGCATTGAGCCGCTTGGCTTAAATGACAACCTAAAGGTGACGTTGGCGGGAGGGCAGCAGATCCAAATCTCAGTGACCCATGCCAGTTTTGAGCGTCTGCAGTTAGCGCTTAATCAATCGATTCTATTGTTGTTTAAGGCGCCAGCCGTGACGGCCAGTCGTGATGCCTGCCAGAGCGCGGGGCAAAATTGCGTCAGTGGGCACTTATTGAGTGTGACTGAACTGGCCGATAAGGCTGAGTTAGCGATAGAAATTGGCGGTAAAGATATTATCTATTCGGTGATGCCATTGGCCGATATTCAAACGCTCAAAGTAGGCGAGCCATGCTTTGCCTGTTTTGATGCCACACAAGTGATTGTTGCCATTATGAATTAA
- the queG gene encoding tRNA epoxyqueuosine(34) reductase QueG — protein MSTTVTSPANIPDAATLGRLALQIKAWGKVLGFAQIGICDTDLTAEELKLQAWLDKGYHGEMGYMATHGMMRARPHELHPGTVRVISARMDYLPPEAGFATNLASPNMGYISRYAGGRDYHKLIRARLKKLGDQISSELIALGFDAADFRPFVDSAPVLERPLAEKAGIGWTGKHSLILNHDAGSWFFLGELLINLPLPVDIPIKEDCNTCVACITSCPTGAIVEPYTVDARRCISYLTIELQGAIPEEFRTLMGNRIYGCDDCQLVCPVNREAPLTQESDFHIRPKLKQPELLSLFAWSETEFLKQTEGSAIRRIGHQRWLRNIAVALGNAPSSPQIIAALEQRKAQADVDDMVKEHIDWALAQHTGGSQANNRKTERLVRVIQKGLPRDA, from the coding sequence ATGTCGACCACAGTAACCTCTCCCGCCAATATTCCCGACGCAGCTACTCTTGGCCGCCTTGCTTTGCAAATCAAGGCCTGGGGAAAGGTGCTCGGTTTTGCCCAAATAGGGATCTGCGACACCGACTTAACTGCGGAAGAACTCAAATTACAGGCTTGGCTGGATAAAGGCTATCATGGGGAAATGGGCTATATGGCCACCCACGGCATGATGCGTGCTCGCCCCCACGAATTGCACCCAGGCACAGTTCGAGTGATTTCAGCACGGATGGATTATCTACCGCCAGAGGCAGGTTTTGCCACTAACTTAGCCTCGCCGAATATGGGTTATATCTCGCGTTATGCGGGCGGTAGGGATTACCACAAACTCATCCGTGCCCGCTTAAAAAAACTGGGGGATCAGATCAGCAGCGAGCTTATTGCTTTAGGTTTCGATGCCGCCGACTTTAGGCCCTTTGTCGACTCTGCACCAGTACTGGAGCGTCCACTCGCCGAAAAAGCCGGCATAGGTTGGACAGGTAAGCACTCACTTATTCTTAATCACGATGCGGGCAGTTGGTTCTTCCTCGGGGAATTACTGATCAACCTGCCCTTACCCGTGGACATTCCGATCAAGGAAGACTGCAACACCTGCGTGGCCTGCATCACCTCCTGCCCAACAGGCGCCATAGTCGAGCCTTATACCGTGGATGCTCGGCGCTGTATTTCTTATCTGACAATCGAATTGCAGGGTGCCATTCCTGAAGAGTTTCGCACCTTAATGGGAAATCGCATTTACGGCTGCGACGATTGTCAGTTGGTGTGCCCGGTCAATCGTGAGGCACCGCTGACACAGGAGAGTGATTTCCACATTCGGCCTAAGCTCAAACAGCCTGAACTGCTCAGCTTATTTGCGTGGAGCGAAACCGAGTTTCTCAAACAGACCGAAGGCAGCGCCATTCGCCGTATTGGTCATCAGCGCTGGCTACGCAATATCGCCGTCGCCCTGGGCAATGCGCCGAGTTCGCCGCAAATCATCGCCGCCCTAGAGCAACGTAAAGCCCAAGCGGATGTCGATGATATGGTGAAAGAACATATCGATTGGGCCCTAGCGCAGCATACGGGCGGCTCACAAGCCAATAACCGTAAAACGGAGCGACTGGTTCGAGTCATTCAAAAAGGCTTACCACGGGATGCCTAG
- a CDS encoding substrate-binding periplasmic protein, giving the protein MLLTLCKHGYRLLLCVCLGYAGLSLAATEATTKTVRLVTEAWPPMSFEQDGVPTGFGVELVNQLQTRIGQQEKIEVLPWARAYSIAHSSPNVLLFATSISDERETHFDFIGPIATSKITLYARADDPININRLSEVSKAGIVGVYRESVGAQLLQQQGIDGLLVASFPQQSAKQLLFSRVRFWCQADLAVKHILQDIGAKESEIKPVYVLSEIHLYLAFSKGTSSDKVQRWQAELEKLKESGGFARLYQKWFGTLPPPLEHQIFWHRNT; this is encoded by the coding sequence ATGTTGCTGACCCTTTGCAAACACGGTTATCGCCTATTGTTGTGCGTATGCTTAGGCTATGCAGGCCTTAGCTTAGCTGCAACAGAAGCGACAACCAAGACGGTGCGGTTAGTGACAGAGGCTTGGCCACCCATGAGCTTCGAGCAAGATGGCGTGCCAACCGGCTTTGGTGTTGAACTGGTTAATCAATTGCAGACGCGTATCGGGCAGCAGGAAAAAATTGAAGTTTTACCTTGGGCGCGGGCTTACTCTATTGCTCATTCGTCGCCGAACGTGTTGTTGTTTGCCACTTCCATTAGCGATGAGCGGGAAACCCATTTCGATTTTATTGGCCCCATTGCCACCAGTAAAATTACTCTTTATGCAAGAGCTGATGATCCCATTAATATCAATCGGTTATCCGAAGTGAGTAAAGCTGGGATCGTAGGCGTGTATCGTGAGTCAGTCGGTGCGCAACTGTTGCAACAGCAAGGTATCGATGGTCTCTTAGTGGCGAGTTTTCCACAGCAATCGGCTAAACAGTTGTTGTTTTCTCGGGTGCGGTTCTGGTGTCAGGCCGATTTGGCGGTCAAGCATATATTGCAGGATATCGGTGCGAAGGAGTCGGAGATCAAACCCGTTTATGTGCTCTCCGAAATCCATCTTTATTTGGCATTCTCAAAAGGAACGTCTTCCGACAAGGTACAACGATGGCAAGCTGAGCTAGAAAAGCTCAAAGAGTCGGGAGGTTTTGCGCGGCTCTATCAAAAATGGTTTGGTACCTTACCGCCACCCCTCGAACATCAAATCTTTTGGCATCGCAATACCTAA
- a CDS encoding GGDEF domain-containing protein: MISYLFQCEQETFPLPHTQRNLSLFLMLLLVPLSLAVAEEKPQIDQIFKLFESGEVMARESVEQNIALLDKLIASDDVEHIEKLKMLKCWNQPAETEAEILLARDKAQEALNSIPSTASVHFATDLTLCHSWFLQLSRDINGAMEGYSRSIKTAYEHEDIKLIADARSLRGALYSYIGDFSAALDDLVTAQGLYESLNLTGWANINLTDIATSFRRYGDPESAIKYYNKLKELYLKKGNEEQVANVTSDIGIALDEMGEHEQAIENFRFSYQYFKKHRLNNAAAVNATNIAYSLIQLNRLDEAEKYLKEAELEITANEPAAYSFMKLFMGKIRYQQGRYQEALSELADAENAFRAMQNDRGLVQLLQLKSEVYAAMNDLPSAYQTLQQFVALTRKVEDNSFAHQTTELKVKFDTSWIESENKRLLDNQKLKEQELALLEKNKSLQLIILLLTGCILAIVSLFAYKQVHRNRHLQTIALTDYLTQLPNRRHIYAKAEQYFQQALKLQTPFSVIIFDADHFKKINDNFGHEIGDQALLTIAQASQALTADRNLIGRIGGEEFLILLPNTNAERVWELAHELQTLITRYGAINLPVELKLTVSAGVATLNTELGKQDESFARLLKRADNALYDAKNAGRNCVKAAKAAS, from the coding sequence ATGATTAGCTATCTGTTTCAGTGCGAACAGGAAACCTTTCCCTTGCCACACACTCAGCGTAATTTATCTCTGTTTCTGATGCTGCTGTTAGTGCCGCTAAGCCTGGCCGTTGCAGAAGAAAAGCCACAGATCGATCAAATATTCAAATTATTTGAAAGTGGTGAGGTTATGGCTCGCGAGTCGGTAGAGCAAAATATCGCGCTACTGGATAAACTGATTGCCAGTGATGATGTAGAACACATCGAAAAGTTAAAAATGCTCAAATGCTGGAATCAACCAGCCGAGACAGAAGCTGAAATCCTTCTCGCCCGAGACAAAGCACAAGAAGCGCTGAATAGCATTCCCAGCACAGCCTCAGTCCATTTTGCCACCGATCTAACCCTATGCCACTCCTGGTTTCTACAATTAAGTAGAGATATTAATGGCGCTATGGAAGGGTATTCTCGCAGCATTAAAACTGCATACGAACATGAAGATATCAAGCTTATCGCCGATGCCCGCAGCTTACGTGGCGCACTCTACTCCTATATTGGTGACTTTTCCGCCGCCTTAGACGATTTAGTCACCGCACAAGGGCTGTACGAATCCTTAAATTTAACTGGCTGGGCAAACATCAATCTAACCGACATTGCCACCAGCTTTAGGCGCTATGGTGATCCCGAGAGTGCAATCAAGTATTACAACAAACTCAAAGAGTTATATCTAAAGAAAGGGAACGAGGAGCAAGTCGCTAATGTCACCTCCGATATAGGGATTGCCTTAGATGAAATGGGCGAGCACGAACAGGCCATTGAAAACTTTCGTTTTAGCTATCAGTACTTTAAAAAGCATCGACTCAACAATGCCGCCGCGGTCAACGCCACTAACATCGCCTACAGCTTGATCCAACTAAATCGTTTAGATGAGGCCGAAAAATATCTAAAAGAAGCCGAGTTAGAGATCACGGCGAACGAACCCGCAGCCTACAGCTTTATGAAGTTGTTTATGGGCAAAATTCGTTATCAACAAGGTCGCTATCAAGAGGCGTTAAGCGAACTCGCCGACGCTGAAAATGCGTTTCGCGCCATGCAGAATGATCGCGGCTTAGTTCAGCTGTTGCAACTCAAGAGCGAAGTCTATGCGGCGATGAATGATTTGCCGTCGGCCTATCAAACTTTACAGCAGTTTGTCGCCTTGACTCGAAAGGTGGAAGACAATTCGTTTGCGCACCAAACCACTGAGTTAAAAGTAAAATTTGATACCAGTTGGATTGAGTCAGAAAACAAACGCTTACTCGATAACCAAAAATTAAAGGAACAAGAGTTAGCACTGCTCGAGAAAAATAAGTCGCTGCAACTTATCATCCTACTACTCACGGGCTGCATTTTGGCCATAGTGTCACTCTTTGCCTACAAACAAGTGCACCGCAATCGTCACCTACAGACCATAGCACTAACCGACTATCTGACCCAATTGCCCAATCGTCGGCACATCTATGCCAAGGCGGAACAATATTTTCAACAGGCGTTAAAGCTACAAACCCCGTTCTCGGTAATCATCTTCGATGCGGATCATTTTAAAAAGATAAACGATAATTTCGGCCATGAAATTGGCGACCAAGCATTATTAACCATCGCGCAAGCCAGCCAGGCATTAACTGCTGACCGCAACTTGATTGGCCGTATCGGTGGCGAAGAGTTTTTAATTTTATTACCCAATACCAACGCCGAACGCGTGTGGGAACTCGCCCATGAGTTACAAACCTTAATCACCCGTTATGGCGCCATTAATTTACCCGTAGAGTTAAAGCTAACTGTAAGTGCAGGGGTGGCAACTTTAAATACCGAATTAGGCAAACAAGATGAAAGCTTTGCGCGTTTGCTTAAGCGTGCGGACAACGCCCTTTACGACGCTAAAAATGCTGGTAGAAACTGCGTCAAAGCCGCAAAGGCTGCGAGCTAG
- a CDS encoding phosphatase PAP2 family protein → MKKLLCAALLLFTGASWANSDDIETSGDVVHLLLPATALGATLFYEEGNEGSWQLLKAAVSSRVIVEGLKLGVSKDRPDGSGDDSFPSGHTSDSFMAATFIQQRYGWQYGLPAYLAATYVGYTRVESDKHYLEDVLAGAAIGALAGWYFTEPYKGITVTPLAHNGVYGLYISGQF, encoded by the coding sequence TTGAAAAAATTACTCTGTGCCGCACTGTTGCTGTTCACGGGAGCGAGTTGGGCAAACTCGGATGATATCGAAACTTCGGGCGATGTAGTGCATTTACTCCTGCCTGCGACGGCTTTGGGCGCGACCCTATTCTATGAAGAGGGGAATGAAGGCTCGTGGCAATTACTTAAAGCAGCAGTCTCGAGCAGGGTCATAGTCGAAGGGCTTAAACTGGGTGTCAGTAAGGATAGACCCGATGGCAGTGGTGATGATTCTTTTCCGTCTGGACACACGTCGGACAGCTTTATGGCGGCGACATTTATTCAGCAGCGCTATGGTTGGCAATATGGTCTGCCAGCGTATCTTGCGGCGACTTATGTGGGCTATACCCGAGTCGAGAGCGATAAGCACTATTTAGAAGATGTCCTTGCAGGCGCTGCCATTGGCGCACTGGCGGGTTGGTATTTTACTGAGCCCTATAAAGGGATCACAGTGACACCTTTGGCCCACAATGGGGTTTATGGTTTATATATTAGCGGCCAATTTTAA
- a CDS encoding DUF3069 domain-containing protein, whose translation MAEVSVEYRETAERISHNVANKVLPMAKMPESLLEAYKGLCAELLLDREGKFAAAWEALPASARNLMPQAEFHGFYIANAWLQLSRVAQEISEQADTDEAINEKEYNGIFGRLADESLKECVRKLKKARTDRSMLNSFKQVMAP comes from the coding sequence ATGGCTGAAGTATCAGTTGAGTATCGTGAAACCGCCGAGCGGATTTCCCACAATGTTGCCAATAAAGTATTGCCTATGGCGAAAATGCCAGAGAGCCTATTAGAGGCCTATAAAGGTCTATGCGCCGAGTTGTTACTCGATCGCGAAGGTAAATTTGCCGCGGCTTGGGAGGCATTGCCTGCCAGCGCCCGTAACTTGATGCCACAGGCTGAGTTCCACGGTTTCTATATTGCCAATGCGTGGCTGCAACTTAGCCGTGTCGCCCAGGAGATTTCTGAGCAGGCCGATACCGATGAAGCCATCAACGAGAAGGAATACAACGGGATTTTCGGTCGCTTAGCCGATGAATCACTGAAAGAATGTGTACGAAAATTAAAGAAAGCGCGTACCGACCGTTCTATGCTCAACAGCTTTAAACAGGTGATGGCGCCTTAA